A stretch of the Flavobacterium sp. 5 genome encodes the following:
- a CDS encoding phosphoribosylaminoimidazolesuccinocarboxamide synthase has protein sequence MSNTITTTNFNFPNQKSVYRGKVREVYNINDDLLVMIATDRLSAFDVVLPKGIPYKGQILNQIATKFMELTQDIVPNWLIATPDPSVAIGHLCDPFKVEMVIRGYVSGHAAREYAAGKRQICGVTMPEGLKENDKFPEPIITPTTKADNGSHDEDISREDILSKGIVTEEDYLVLEKYTRALFQRGTEIAASRGLILVDTKYEFGKTKDGVIVLIDEIHTPDSSRYFYSEGYQERQDNDEEQKQLSKEFVRRWLIQNGFQGLDGQQIPDMTEEYIETVSDRYIELYENILGEKFVKADISNINERIEKNVLAYLEQR, from the coding sequence ATGAGCAATACAATAACTACTACCAATTTTAATTTTCCGAATCAAAAATCTGTTTATAGAGGAAAAGTAAGAGAAGTTTATAATATAAATGATGATTTACTTGTAATGATAGCTACTGATAGGCTTTCTGCATTTGACGTGGTTTTGCCAAAAGGAATTCCGTATAAAGGTCAAATTTTGAATCAAATTGCGACAAAATTCATGGAACTAACACAAGATATTGTTCCAAATTGGTTAATTGCTACTCCAGATCCTAGTGTTGCTATAGGACATTTATGTGATCCTTTTAAAGTAGAAATGGTAATACGTGGTTATGTTTCAGGTCATGCTGCTCGTGAATATGCAGCAGGAAAAAGACAAATTTGCGGTGTAACAATGCCTGAAGGTTTGAAAGAAAATGACAAATTTCCAGAACCAATTATAACGCCAACTACCAAAGCAGACAATGGTTCTCATGACGAAGATATTTCTCGTGAAGATATTCTATCAAAAGGAATTGTTACCGAAGAAGATTATTTAGTTTTAGAAAAATATACTCGTGCTTTATTTCAAAGAGGAACTGAAATTGCTGCTAGCCGTGGTTTGATTTTAGTTGATACTAAATATGAATTTGGTAAAACTAAAGACGGTGTGATTGTATTGATTGATGAAATTCATACTCCAGATTCTTCTCGTTATTTCTATTCTGAAGGTTATCAAGAAAGACAAGACAACGATGAAGAGCAAAAACAATTATCGAAAGAGTTTGTTAGACGTTGGTTGATTCAAAATGGGTTTCAAGGTCTAGATGGACAGCAAATTCCTGATATGACAGAGGAATATATTGAAACAGTTTCGGATAGATATATCGAATTATATGAAAATATTTTGGGTGAAAAGTTTGTGAAAGCTGATATTTCAAATATTAACGAACGTATAGAGAAAAATGTCTTAGCTTATTTAGAACAAAGATAA
- a CDS encoding DUF4258 domain-containing protein, which produces MNFIQRFAYYLIGLIMGGFIVAAIFSGKDTRCNYFPNARVLNDLSTKPFFYSDKAALILSQKWVDTTDIKNTLKLGDVDFDQSNIPFKKGKLYIIDGKTKKNQQITIKVINYDNKAVLEDIIKK; this is translated from the coding sequence ATGAATTTTATACAACGTTTTGCCTACTATTTAATAGGTCTAATAATGGGAGGATTTATTGTAGCCGCTATATTTAGCGGAAAAGATACCCGTTGTAACTATTTTCCAAATGCGAGAGTTTTGAATGATTTAAGTACAAAACCATTCTTCTATTCTGATAAAGCAGCACTTATATTATCACAAAAATGGGTTGACACCACAGATATTAAGAATACGCTAAAACTTGGAGACGTTGATTTTGATCAAAGTAATATTCCTTTCAAAAAAGGAAAACTATACATAATTGATGGTAAGACAAAGAAGAATCAGCAAATCACTATTAAAGTAATCAATTACGATAACAAAGCTGTTCTTGAAGACATTATCAAAAAATAA